In Magnetospirillum sp. 15-1, the genomic stretch TGGCGCAGCGCCGCCTCGGCGATGTCGAGCACCGCCACATGGACGTAGCCGCGCTCCAGCAGGCGATCCACCAGGACCGAGGCGCCGCCGCCCACATCGATGATGGCGGCATCCCGGCGCAATCCGGCGGCGGTGATCATGGCCAGCGAAGGGGCGGGATCGTCCTGGTACCACGACACCTCTTCCGGCTGCTTGGTGGTCCAGACCGTCTGCCAGTGGGTGGCTGCGCCGCTCATTTCGATCCTCGGATTTTTCATGGCCGTATCTCGTTGTCCGGGCTGGAAATATACCGCACGGAGTCGTATAGAGAACGGCTCCGTTTCGCCACGGTGAAACGCGCAGCGAGAGAACGACTTTTCGTTTCGCAAGATGCGGAACGCCAGGAGATTGAAGTCCCATGTCCGAGAACTGGTCGCCGGAAAGCTGGCGCGCGAAGCCGATCCATCAGGCCCCCACCTATCCCGACGCCGACAAGCTGGCCGAGGTCGAGGAGCGCTTGCGCGACTTTCCGCCGCTGGTCTTCGCCGGCGAGGCCCGGCGCCTGAAGGCGTCCCTGGCCGACGTGGCCGACGGCAAGGCCTTCCTGCTGCAGGGCGGCGATTGCGCCGAAAGCTTCGCCGAGTTCCACGCCAACAACATCCGCGACACCTTCCGGGTGCTGCTGCAGATGGCGGTGGTGCTGACCTATGGTGCCGCCATGCCGGTGGTCAAGGTGGGCCGCATGGCCGGACAGTTCGCCAAGCCGCGCTCGGCCGATACCGAGACCATCGACGGCGTCACCCTGCCCTCCTATCGCGGCGACAACGTCAACGGCGGCGAATTCACCGCCGAGGCCCGGATTCCCGATCCCGAGCGCATGATCCGCTCGTACAACCAGTCGGCCGCCACGCTGAACCTGCTGCGCGCCTTCGCCCAGGGCGGCTATGCCGACCTGCACAAGGTGCACCAGTGGACGCTCGGCTGCGTCGCCGGCACGCTGCAGGCCGCCCGCTATCAGGACCTGTGCGACCGCCTGGACGAGACGCTGGCCTTCATGGAAGCCTGCGGCATGACCTCGGACACCACGCCGCAACTGCGCGAGACCGATTTCTTCACCTCGCACGAAGCGCTGCTGATGCCCTATGAGCAGGCGCTGACCCGCATCGATTCCACCACCGGCGACTGGTACGACTGCTCGGCCCACATGCTGTGGATCGGTGAGCGTACCCGCCAGCTGGACGCCGGCCACGTGGAGTTCCTGCGCGGCGTACAGAACCCGCTGGGCTTCAAGGCCGGTCCCGGCATGAGCCCCGACGACCTGCTGCGCCTGATCGACCGCCTCAACCCCGGGAATGAATCGGGCCGCATCACGGTGATCACCCGCATGGGCGCCGAGAAGGTGGAACAGGTCCTGCCCGGCCTGATCCGCGCCGTGAACCGCGAGGGCCGCAAGGTGGTGTGGTCGTGCGATCCCATGCACGCCAACACCATCAAGGCGGCGGGCGGCTACAAGACCCGGCCGTTCGACGCCATCCTGGCCGAGGTGCGCGCCTTCTTCGCCGTGCACAAGGCCGAGGGCAGCCATGCCGGCGGCGTGCATTTCGAGATGACCGGCCAGGACGTCACCGAGTGCACGGGCGGCATGACCGCCATCGCCGAGGCGGATTTGGGCGACCGTTACCAGACCGCCTGCGACCCGCGCCTCAACGCCACCCAGTCGCTGGAACTGGCGTTCCTGATCGCCGAGCAACTCAAGGAAGAACGCGCCCAGGCCCGCCTCAAGGCCCAGGCCAAGAGCCGCTGAGGATTTACCGATGACCTTCTCCGCCCCCATCACCGATCGCTGGTTCGAGGATTACGTGCCCGGCGCCATCCACGAATTCGGCTCCATCGCCGTGGAGGAGGAGGAGGTCATCGCCTTCGCCAAACGTTACGACCCCCAGGACTTCCATACCGATCCGGTGGCCGCCAGGGACACCGTCTTCGGCGGCCTCATCGCCAGCGGCTGGCAGACCTGCGGCCTGATGATGCGGCTTTACGCCGAGCACTACCTGACCAAATGCGCCAGCCTGGCCTCGCCCGGCGTCGACGAATTGCGCTGGGTGCGCCCGGTGCGGCCCGGCG encodes the following:
- a CDS encoding 3-deoxy-7-phosphoheptulonate synthase class II, which gives rise to MSENWSPESWRAKPIHQAPTYPDADKLAEVEERLRDFPPLVFAGEARRLKASLADVADGKAFLLQGGDCAESFAEFHANNIRDTFRVLLQMAVVLTYGAAMPVVKVGRMAGQFAKPRSADTETIDGVTLPSYRGDNVNGGEFTAEARIPDPERMIRSYNQSAATLNLLRAFAQGGYADLHKVHQWTLGCVAGTLQAARYQDLCDRLDETLAFMEACGMTSDTTPQLRETDFFTSHEALLMPYEQALTRIDSTTGDWYDCSAHMLWIGERTRQLDAGHVEFLRGVQNPLGFKAGPGMSPDDLLRLIDRLNPGNESGRITVITRMGAEKVEQVLPGLIRAVNREGRKVVWSCDPMHANTIKAAGGYKTRPFDAILAEVRAFFAVHKAEGSHAGGVHFEMTGQDVTECTGGMTAIAEADLGDRYQTACDPRLNATQSLELAFLIAEQLKEERAQARLKAQAKSR
- a CDS encoding MaoC family dehydratase — translated: MTFSAPITDRWFEDYVPGAIHEFGSIAVEEEEVIAFAKRYDPQDFHTDPVAARDTVFGGLIASGWQTCGLMMRLYAEHYLTKCASLASPGVDELRWVRPVRPGDTLSVRVSIHDAVPSRSKPDRGVVTSFIEVLNQKAEVVLSMRAVNMIARRNPG